The following proteins come from a genomic window of Sphaerisporangium rubeum:
- the rny gene encoding ribonuclease Y — MTSTIVIMLAVAVVLLAVIAIVALVVLIRRTSGDRAARHDPRPEQLAEVQAELEQARLEGSQIRVKAESDAGEVLRRAEAAAEGALRMRKDVEEETRVLKNELKELRSDLERREHRLAEREERLDEEARRLAERGRAVTETEAELAGRSQALDEIEHKQREVLERVAGLTADQAKAELVMTIENQAKREAALLVREIESEARKEGEKRACKIVTLAVQRVATEQTAESVVSVLHLPGDEMKGRIIGREGRNIRAFESTTGVNLIIDDTPEAVLLSCFDPVRRETARLTLEKLVLDGRIHPQRIEEAYERSKDEVKHLCVRAGEDALVELGITEMHPELVTLLGQLRYRTSYGQNVLKHLIESAHIAGIMASELRLDPMLLKRCTVLHDIGKALTHEVEGSHALIGAEIARRYGEHEDVVHAIEAHHNEVEVRTVEAVLTQAADAISGSRPGARRESLEAYVKRLERLEEIAQSYDGVEKVFAMQAGREIRVMVRPDSIDDIQAQVIARDVAKQVEEELTYPGQIRITVVRESRATEFAR; from the coding sequence ATGACGTCGACAATCGTGATCATGCTGGCGGTAGCCGTTGTCCTGCTGGCAGTCATCGCGATCGTCGCGTTGGTCGTGCTGATACGCCGGACCAGTGGTGACCGCGCGGCCCGGCACGATCCCCGTCCGGAACAGCTCGCCGAGGTGCAGGCCGAGCTGGAGCAGGCACGCCTCGAAGGCAGCCAGATCCGCGTCAAGGCCGAGAGCGACGCCGGTGAGGTGCTCCGCCGGGCCGAGGCCGCCGCCGAAGGCGCGCTGCGGATGCGCAAGGACGTCGAGGAGGAGACCCGCGTCCTGAAGAACGAGCTCAAGGAGCTCAGGTCCGACCTGGAACGCCGCGAGCACCGCCTGGCCGAGCGCGAGGAGCGCCTGGACGAGGAGGCCCGACGTCTCGCCGAGCGTGGCCGCGCGGTGACGGAGACCGAGGCCGAACTGGCCGGCCGCAGCCAGGCCCTCGACGAGATCGAGCACAAGCAGCGCGAGGTACTGGAAAGGGTCGCGGGGCTGACCGCCGACCAGGCCAAGGCCGAGCTGGTCATGACCATCGAGAACCAGGCCAAACGCGAGGCCGCTCTGCTGGTCCGCGAGATCGAGAGCGAGGCACGCAAGGAGGGGGAGAAGCGCGCCTGCAAGATCGTGACGCTAGCGGTGCAGCGGGTCGCCACCGAGCAGACCGCCGAGTCGGTGGTCAGCGTCCTCCATCTGCCCGGCGACGAGATGAAGGGCCGCATCATCGGCCGGGAAGGCCGCAACATCAGGGCCTTCGAGTCCACCACCGGCGTCAACCTGATCATCGACGACACCCCGGAAGCCGTGCTGCTGTCGTGTTTCGATCCGGTGCGCCGGGAGACCGCGCGCCTGACGCTGGAGAAGCTGGTGCTGGACGGCCGCATCCACCCCCAGCGCATCGAGGAGGCGTACGAGCGCAGCAAGGACGAGGTCAAGCACCTGTGCGTGCGGGCCGGCGAGGACGCGCTCGTCGAGCTCGGCATCACCGAGATGCACCCCGAACTCGTGACCCTGCTCGGCCAGCTCCGCTACCGCACCTCCTACGGTCAGAACGTGCTCAAGCACCTCATCGAGTCGGCGCACATCGCCGGCATCATGGCCAGCGAGCTGCGTCTGGACCCCATGCTGCTCAAGCGCTGCACGGTGCTGCACGACATCGGCAAGGCCCTCACCCACGAGGTCGAAGGCAGCCATGCGCTGATCGGCGCCGAGATCGCACGCAGGTACGGCGAGCACGAGGACGTGGTGCACGCCATCGAGGCCCACCACAACGAGGTGGAGGTCCGCACCGTCGAGGCCGTCCTCACCCAGGCCGCCGACGCCATCAGCGGCAGCCGCCCCGGCGCGCGCCGCGAGTCCCTGGAGGCGTACGTCAAACGGCTGGAGCGCCTTGAGGAGATCGCCCAGTCGTACGACGGCGTCGAGAAGGTCTTCGCGATGCAGGCCGGCCGGGAGATCAGGGTGATGGTGCGGCCGGACTCCATCGACGACATCCAGGCCCAGGTGATAGCCCGGGACGTCGCCAAGCAGGTGGAGGAGGAGCTGACCTACCCCGGCCAGATCCGCATCACGGTCGTCCGCGAGTCCCGCGCCACCGAGTTCGCCCGCTGA